Proteins encoded within one genomic window of Sulfurovum sp. XGS-02:
- a CDS encoding aldehyde dehydrogenase family protein — MNSIKVKSPFDGKVLDEISLSNEEDIDLALDRARKVYESQEMWLPKYERIAILEKTVEIMSRRIEELTLIAASEGGKPYMDSKVEVERAINGVKLAIEHIGVFEGKEIAMGHTASSVNRIAYTMKEPIGVVAAISAFNHPLNLAVHQTVPAIAVGSPVIIKPSESTPMSAINFVKILYEAGLPKAWCQVVVCHREAAQYLATSPKIDYLTFIGSGTVGWYLNSKVSPGTRVGLEHGGVAPVIVEADADMDELIPALAKGGFYHAGQVCVSVQRIYVHEDICDEVGLKLAQAAQKLIVGDPLDPKTEVGPLISHTEVNRIESWVNEAISGGAKVLCGGKCISKSCFEPTVLLDPPHDAKVSTSEIFGPIVCIYPYSNIEDAFKKANSLEYSFQAAVFTKNIDTALLAVKRLNGTTVMVNDHTAFRVDWMPFGGAKVSGLGLGGIPYSMEEMSKEKLMVIKSSVL; from the coding sequence ATGAATAGTATTAAAGTAAAGTCACCATTTGACGGAAAGGTATTAGATGAGATATCCCTTTCAAATGAGGAAGATATTGATCTGGCTTTAGATCGTGCACGAAAAGTGTATGAAAGCCAGGAGATGTGGTTGCCTAAATATGAACGTATCGCTATTTTAGAGAAAACGGTCGAAATCATGAGCCGCCGCATAGAAGAACTCACTCTTATAGCAGCCAGTGAAGGCGGTAAACCCTATATGGATTCAAAAGTTGAAGTAGAACGTGCCATTAATGGTGTAAAACTTGCTATTGAACATATAGGTGTTTTTGAGGGGAAAGAGATAGCCATGGGTCACACAGCAAGTTCTGTGAATCGTATTGCCTATACTATGAAAGAGCCTATTGGTGTGGTTGCCGCAATTTCAGCATTTAACCATCCTTTAAATCTTGCTGTACATCAAACAGTTCCAGCTATAGCAGTTGGATCGCCTGTTATTATTAAGCCATCAGAGTCTACCCCTATGTCCGCCATTAATTTTGTCAAAATTTTATATGAAGCAGGATTACCTAAAGCGTGGTGTCAAGTCGTGGTCTGTCACAGAGAAGCAGCGCAATATCTCGCTACAAGCCCAAAGATAGACTATTTAACCTTTATTGGTTCAGGTACTGTTGGATGGTACCTTAATTCAAAAGTCTCTCCAGGTACGCGTGTGGGCCTCGAACATGGAGGTGTCGCACCTGTTATCGTAGAAGCTGATGCCGATATGGATGAATTGATCCCCGCTTTGGCCAAAGGTGGATTTTATCATGCAGGCCAAGTCTGTGTCTCCGTGCAACGTATCTATGTCCATGAAGATATCTGTGATGAAGTGGGTTTAAAATTAGCACAGGCAGCGCAAAAGCTGATCGTTGGTGATCCTCTGGATCCCAAAACAGAGGTAGGACCACTCATTTCACACACTGAAGTCAATCGAATAGAGTCTTGGGTAAATGAGGCGATTTCCGGAGGGGCAAAAGTACTTTGTGGAGGTAAATGTATTTCTAAAAGCTGTTTTGAACCCACAGTACTTTTAGATCCACCGCATGATGCCAAGGTAAGTACTTCAGAAATTTTTGGTCCGATTGTCTGTATTTACCCCTATAGTAATATTGAAGATGCTTTTAAAAAAGCCAATAGCCTTGAATACTCTTTTCAAGCAGCAGTATTTACTAAAAATATTGATACTGCCTTGCTGGCGGTTAAACGTCTCAACGGTACTACAGTGATGGTAAATGACCATACGGCATTCAGGGTCGATTGGATGCCGTTTGGTGGGGCTAAAGTATCAGGTTTGGGACTGGGTGGCATCCCTTATTCAATGGAAGAGATGAGTAAAGAGAAATTGATGGTGATAAAATCTTCAGTTTTATAA
- a CDS encoding acetolactate synthase large subunit, protein MKASDLFIKALENEGVEYIFGIPGEENLDLLNSLQDSSIQFILTRHEQGAGFMAATYGRLTGKVGVCMATLGPGATNLVTPAAYANLGGIPMLMITGQKPIKKSKQGRFQIIDVVHMMEPITKCSKQVVNGNNIAAVLRQSFKLAVQERPGAVHIELPEDIAREEVDEQLFPVRKTYYPIARNESLQNALKMLYEAKMPLVLIGAGANRRCIGSAMKEFIDKLGIPFFMTQMGKGVVSEFHPLYLGTAALSENDYLHCAIDRADLIINVGHDIIEKPPFIMRQGGTKVIHINFSPSSVDDTYFPQLDVTGDVARNLNSLTQLTQKQEHWDFTYFMRIKDQSQAHIVKYFKDERFPILPQRALKDIRDVLPKDGILTLDNGIYKIWFARNYKCYLPHTLLLDNALATMGAGLASAMAAKIVHPDKKVIAVCGDGGFMMNAQELETAVRLELDLVVIILNDSAYGMIKWKQEGMGFDHFGLDFKNPDFVQYAKAYGAMGYRPTSCDEFGSILNDVIDRKGVHLIDLAVDYSLNHAILNELLKNKTCLT, encoded by the coding sequence ATGAAAGCATCAGATCTATTTATCAAAGCATTGGAAAATGAGGGTGTTGAATATATATTTGGTATTCCCGGAGAGGAGAACCTGGACCTTTTAAATTCCTTGCAGGACTCCAGTATTCAATTTATTTTGACCCGTCATGAACAGGGTGCAGGTTTTATGGCTGCGACCTATGGACGACTCACGGGGAAAGTCGGTGTATGTATGGCTACACTCGGACCGGGTGCAACCAATCTCGTAACGCCTGCAGCGTATGCCAACCTCGGAGGTATCCCCATGTTGATGATCACAGGTCAGAAACCGATCAAAAAAAGCAAGCAAGGGCGTTTTCAGATCATAGATGTTGTGCACATGATGGAACCCATTACAAAATGTTCCAAACAGGTGGTCAATGGCAACAACATCGCTGCCGTGCTTCGTCAGAGCTTTAAATTAGCTGTACAGGAGAGACCGGGCGCAGTACATATTGAGCTGCCTGAGGATATTGCAAGAGAAGAAGTGGATGAACAACTCTTTCCTGTTCGCAAAACCTATTATCCGATCGCCAGAAATGAAAGTTTACAAAACGCTTTAAAGATGTTATATGAGGCAAAAATGCCGCTGGTCCTCATCGGGGCAGGAGCAAACCGTAGGTGCATCGGTTCTGCGATGAAAGAGTTTATTGACAAACTCGGTATACCGTTTTTTATGACCCAGATGGGGAAAGGGGTGGTGAGCGAGTTCCATCCTTTATACCTGGGAACAGCGGCACTCTCTGAGAATGATTATCTCCACTGTGCGATAGACAGAGCGGACCTGATCATCAATGTCGGACATGATATCATCGAAAAACCGCCATTTATAATGAGACAAGGAGGCACAAAGGTCATACATATCAATTTTTCACCTTCCAGTGTAGATGATACCTACTTTCCTCAGCTTGATGTGACCGGAGATGTGGCTCGTAATTTAAACTCTTTGACACAACTTACCCAAAAACAAGAACACTGGGATTTTACATACTTTATGCGCATAAAAGATCAATCACAAGCACATATTGTGAAATATTTTAAAGATGAAAGATTTCCGATCCTGCCGCAACGAGCACTTAAGGATATTAGAGATGTTTTACCCAAAGACGGTATTTTAACTTTAGACAACGGTATTTATAAAATATGGTTCGCACGCAATTATAAATGCTATTTACCCCATACGCTCTTGCTCGATAATGCATTGGCCACGATGGGTGCAGGGCTGGCTTCTGCAATGGCTGCCAAGATCGTTCATCCTGACAAGAAAGTAATAGCAGTCTGTGGAGACGGTGGTTTTATGATGAATGCCCAAGAGTTGGAAACTGCTGTACGACTGGAGTTGGATCTTGTCGTCATCATTTTAAATGACAGTGCCTATGGGATGATCAAATGGAAACAGGAAGGGATGGGATTTGATCATTTTGGATTGGATTTTAAAAATCCAGACTTTGTCCAATATGCCAAAGCGTATGGTGCCATGGGGTACAGACCGACCTCCTGTGATGAATTCGGTTCCATTTTAAATGATGTGATCGACCGTAAAGGTGTACATCTGATCGATCTGGCGGTAGACTATAGTTTGAATCATGCCATTTTAAATGAATTACTCAAAAATAAAACGTGTTTGACATAA
- a CDS encoding peptidase M42: MFKNFFLKHMQETGGEPEEMGRFLDILKQLIRTPSVVGAEHSFFLYLKRELEERGISATLYEGLLVAEGTEPDEGMISAHIDRHGLICTGPNEFQYAAFIAQNRGDLTGDSVAEKTYKDIIGRFMNQRVQAYDPWSGAYLGLGEIDSAYMCERRLNLLFKVKGLEHLYAGTPVAYVDTLSYEDGYLSAQLDNVLSAAIILFLYERGYQGRAFFTAQEEVGKSWRFLLEWFRGHDLSTDSLLVLDTSPYPGRVAAEAQHIVLRNKDANATFVSPLTKQIETICDQFSIKYGYKDAFIEDLNREFLAQGKPLYSLGSTEMGRLAKASDGSIQGTTFQLPTTGYHTTAETVSLESIEKALKVLETLYLKV, encoded by the coding sequence GTGTTTAAGAATTTTTTTTTAAAACATATGCAAGAGACTGGCGGGGAACCCGAAGAGATGGGCCGTTTTCTGGATATACTGAAACAGCTTATACGAACCCCTTCTGTTGTAGGTGCTGAACACTCTTTTTTTCTCTACTTGAAAAGAGAACTGGAAGAGAGAGGGATCAGTGCAACACTCTATGAAGGCTTACTTGTAGCAGAAGGAACTGAACCTGATGAGGGTATGATCTCTGCGCATATTGACCGTCATGGTCTTATCTGTACCGGTCCCAATGAATTCCAGTATGCAGCGTTTATCGCACAGAACAGAGGGGATCTGACAGGTGACTCTGTGGCTGAAAAAACCTATAAAGATATTATAGGACGCTTTATGAACCAGCGTGTTCAAGCCTATGATCCATGGTCCGGGGCTTACCTGGGGTTAGGAGAGATAGACAGCGCTTATATGTGCGAACGCAGACTGAACCTTCTTTTTAAAGTAAAAGGTCTGGAACATTTGTATGCCGGTACACCTGTAGCCTATGTGGATACACTGAGCTATGAGGATGGGTATCTATCTGCACAATTGGATAATGTACTCAGTGCTGCGATCATACTTTTTTTATATGAGAGAGGATACCAGGGACGCGCTTTCTTCACTGCACAAGAAGAGGTAGGTAAAAGCTGGCGTTTTTTACTTGAGTGGTTCAGAGGACATGATCTCTCGACCGATTCCCTGCTGGTGCTTGATACCAGCCCTTATCCTGGGAGGGTAGCGGCAGAGGCACAGCATATCGTGTTGAGAAATAAAGATGCAAATGCCACCTTTGTTTCGCCATTGACCAAACAGATCGAAACCATTTGTGATCAATTCTCGATAAAATATGGATATAAAGATGCATTTATAGAGGATCTCAACAGAGAGTTCCTAGCTCAAGGAAAGCCTCTTTATTCTCTAGGGAGTACGGAGATGGGACGTTTGGCAAAGGCGAGTGACGGCTCGATACAGGGAACAACATTTCAGCTTCCTACGACCGGGTATCACACGACGGCAGAAACAGTCT